The Bos javanicus breed banteng chromosome 21, ARS-OSU_banteng_1.0, whole genome shotgun sequence genome includes a region encoding these proteins:
- the LOC133234021 gene encoding LOW QUALITY PROTEIN: DBH-like monooxygenase protein 1 (The sequence of the model RefSeq protein was modified relative to this genomic sequence to represent the inferred CDS: deleted 1 base in 1 codon; substituted 1 base at 1 genomic stop codon) yields the protein FRLEVQTAGYVGFGFSSTGAMAAADIIVGRMAHGRPYLQDYFTNANRELRKDAQQDYHLEYAMENSTHTVIEFARELHTFDINDKSIMENTVRVIWAYHHEDVGEAGPKYHESNRGTKSLQLLNPEKTSMFTAPPYFDLVNQDVPIPNKGTTYWCQMFKIPRLQEKHHVIKVEPVIQKDHESLVHHMLLYQCSSNFSDSVPDDGHECYHPNMPDAFLTCETVIFPWAIGGEAFSYPPHVGLSLGTPLDPYYVLLEVHYDNPTYKEGLIDNSGLRLFYTADIRKYNAGVIEASLWVSLFHTIPLGLPDFRSEGHCTLECLEEALEAEKPSGIHVFAVLLHAHLAGRGIRLRHFCKGEEMRLLAYDDNFDFNFQEFQYLKEEQTILPGDNLIAECWYNTKDRAQMTWGGLSTRNEMCLSYLLYYPRINLTRCSSIPDIMEQLQFIGVKEIYRPVTTXPFIIKSPKQYKNLSFIDAMNKFKWTKKEGLAFNKLVLSLPVNVRCSKTDHAEWSIQGMTALPPDIERPYQAEPLVYGASSTSLHGNVCLELLLSFVVLSSSLSTRSLWP from the exons TTCCGCCTCGAGGTGCAGACAGCCGGCTACGTGGGCTTCGGTTTCTCGTCCACTGGGGCCATGGCAGCGGCCGACATCATCGTGGGCAGGATGGCCCACGGGCGGCCCTACCTCCAAGATTATTTTACAAATGCAAACAGAGAATtgagaaaagatgctcagcaagATTACCACCTAGAATATGCCATGGAAAATAGTACACACACAGTAATTGAATTTGCCAGAGAACTGCATACGTTTGACATAAATGACAAGAGTATAATGGAGAACACAGTAAGGGTGATCTGGGCCTACCACCATGAAGATGTGGGAGAAGCAGGTCCCAAGTACCATGAATCCAATCGTGGTACCAAGAGTCTGCAGTTACTGAATCCTGAGAAAACCAGTATGTTTACAGCCCCACCATACTTTGACCTGGTCAATCAAGACGTTCCCATCCCAAACAAAGGTACAACATACTGGTGCCAAATGTTTAAGATTCCTAGGCTCCAGGAAAAGCATCATGTCATAAAGGTTGAGCCCGTGATTCAGAAAGACCACGAGAGTCTGGTCCATCACATGCTGCTCTATCAGTGCAGCAGCAACTTCAGTGACAGTGTCCCGGACGACGGGCACGAGTGTTACCACCCTAACATGCCCGATGCCTTCCTCACCTGTGAGACCGTCATTTTCCCCTGGGCCATTGGTGGAGAGGCTTTTTCCTATCCACCTCATGTTGGATTATCCCTTGGCACTCCGTTAGATCCTTATTATGTGCTCCTGGAAGTCCATTATGACAATCCAACATATAAGGAAGGCTTAATAGATAATTCTGGATTGAGATTATTTTATACGGCAGATATAAGGAAATACAATGCTGGGGTGATTGAGGCTAGCCTCTGGGTAAGCCTCTttcacaccatccctctgggcctgcctgacTTCCGGTCTGAGGGTCATTGCACCCTGGAATGCCTGGAAGAGGCTTTGGAAGCTGAAAAGCCAAGTGGCATCCATGTTTTTGCTGTTCTGCTCCACGCTCACCTGGCAGGCAGAGGCATCAGGCTGCGTCATTTTTGCAAAGGGGAGGAAATGAGATTACTTGCTTATGATGATAACTTTGACTTTAATTTCCAGGAGTTTCAGTAcctaaaagaagaacaaacaatcTTACCAGGAGATAATCTAATTGCTGAGTGTTGGTACAACACAAAAGATAGAGCCCAGATGACTTGGGGAGGATTAAGCACCAGGAATGAAATGTGTCTCTCGTACCTTCTGTATTACCCAAGAATTAATCTTACTCGATGTTCAAGTATCCCAGACATCATGGAGCAACTTCAGTTCATTGGTGTTAAGGAGATCTACAGGCCAGTCACGACCTAGCCTTTCATTATCAAAAGCCCTAAGCAGTATAAAAACCTTTCTTTCATTGACGCAATGAACAAGTTTAAATGGACTAAAAAGGAAGGCCTTGCTTTCAATAAGCTTGTCCTTAGCCTGCCAGTCAATGTGAGATGCTCCAAGACAGACCATGCAGAGTGGTCGATTCAAGGCATGACAGCATTA CCTCCAGATATAGAAAGACCATATCAAGCAGAGCCTTTGGTGTATGGAGCTTCTTCCACTTCTCTGCATGGAAATGTCTGTCTCGAGCTGCTCCTGAGCTTCGTGGTCCTGAGCAGCTCACTCAGCACCAGGAGCTTGTGGCCGTAA